agccagaatgtattagaaatgttcctgtttgataaaaatgcagtgaattgggattatttaactacaacctctacagattatttaccttcatcacagtctcatcactatttctgatgtttcctcaggatggacgaggacagagcagagtccacagtgcccagctgtgtgtccctgaagagtgaccggtccaaagatagagtgataaacttcagaagttcagaccaaatgtaagaaaagtaaagcgtgatgatgtgttcgtgtgccagctgttagtcacattaacaacagcaggttgtgagtttattattggagatgtttaacacttaatcctcagacagtcatatagttacatacttaatgtgaatattgttgattagaaacaaggatcgatgaattcagacataaatgctggaacaatattgagtcaggttttttcatcctataaatcaaaggactaatagagatctgtttcatagtgagaggggggagcacatcctatcaaactgggaccagtcagctccaccaggagagtcctcttgttcacaatctggaagcagatctggagatgctgaaatgaagcccaaacaaagtaaaattgttcaatataaaattgaacttgtgatgtcatgaatttgtagttgtgttgatgatttatgagagatggaaatcattggtttacttattttcaggaggtgatctgcaggagctgatagaaggtcataagatcagtctgaagagaagatgtgaacatgtgactgaaggaactaatgaagcaggaagtggaaccctgctgaacaagatctacactgagctctacatcactgagggacaaagtgaggaggtggacacacaacatgaggtgagacagcttgagagaacctccaagaagaacatccaggacactccaatcaagtgccaggacatcttcaaagtcttatctgagcaacagagacacatcagagtggttctgaccaacggtgtcgccggcgttggaaaaaccttctcagtgcagaagttcagtctggactgggcagaaggtttggagaaccaagacatcagtctggtgcttccgctctcatgcagggagctgaacttgatcagagatgagcagcacagtcttctctcactgcttcatgttttccatccaacattacagaagatcagagcagaagatctgactgtctggaaacttctgttcatctttgatggcctggatgaaagcagattttcactgagTTTTAACAAGCATcggctcatctctgatgtcacacaagtatcgtcagttgaggtgctcctggtgaacctcatccaggggaacctgcttccctcagctctcatctggatcacctccagacctgcagcagcctatcagattcctccctcgtgtgttgacaggatcacagaagtacgaggcttcactgactcccagaaggaggagtacttcaggaggaggttcagtgatgaagatctgtccaagagaatcatctcacacatcaaggcctccagaagcctccacatcatgtgtctgatcccagttttctgctggatcactgctatagttctggaggacatgatgaccagagaccagagaggagagctgcccaaaaccctgactgacctctactcacacttcctgagggttcagataaagaggaagaagcagaagtatggaggaacgcagagaccagaggagctgactgaggctgataaagaactccttctgaagttgggtcggctggcgtttgaacatctggagaaaggaaacatcatgttctactcagaagacctgaagcgatgtggactggacgtctccgaggtgtcggtgtactcaggagtttgtacagagatcttcaaaagagagagtgtgatcttccagaaatcagtctactgctttgttcatctgagcattcaggagtttctggctgccgtctacatgttccaccgttacaccaggaaagacacagtggttataaatcagttcctaaaatattctaaaccaaaccccttttcctggaTTACATGGTTGTTCACAATTTatgatccagtcacatctcttgatgacttcctcatgagagcactaatgaaatctcttgaaagtaaaaatggccacctggacttgtttgttcgcttccttcatggtctctctctggagtccaatcagaggatcttgggtggactgttggatcagatggagaaccacccagaaaccatccagaaggtcctcaacaacctgaaggaggagaacagtgatgaaatctccccagacagaagcatcaacatcttccactgtctgatggagatgaaggatcagtcagtccatcaggagatccaagagttcctgaagtcagagaagaaatcagagaggagactgtcagagatccactgttcagctctggcctacctgctgcagatgtcagaggaggttctggatgagctgaacctgcagcagtacaacacctcagatgagggacgacgtcgcctgattccagctgtgaggaactgcaggaaggtcgtgtaagtaaagatttctggggccggacatcggcgtttaaatcaagcgagtcgatcatgtcaggtagcaataccccctccagtggtcattccttcaattctttatttccattgcagcgtccataaattaaaaaagaaaaacaacaattcattcagaaatgttcaacactggctggatataagttcaaaggtcaatccagacaaaccaacataaggcaggaataataggagccacaagttaactgactatcatgaaattactgtcatgtcattaaataacttttgtttgtttgtatacatcgtattcaaacaacagaaaaacacattttaactaatgacacgtgactattttgcttcatttgttcaacgtaaaaacagccggcctcattggtttaaatgggtgttttaggtctttgtggcggttccgtttggagcctttatgtgacccacaaagttgtttgaccctttccacacccgttaggtggcaacttcat
The DNA window shown above is from Takifugu flavidus isolate HTHZ2018 unplaced genomic scaffold, ASM371156v2 ctg962, whole genome shotgun sequence and carries:
- the LOC130521415 gene encoding NACHT, LRR and PYD domains-containing protein 12-like, with amino-acid sequence MDEDRAESTVPSCVSLKSDRSKDRVINFRSSDQIERGEHILSNWDQSAPPGESSCSQSGSRSGDAEMKPKQRGDLQELIEGHKISLKRRCEHVTEGTNEAGSGTLLNKIYTELYITEGQSEEVDTQHEVRQLERTSKKNIQDTPIKCQDIFKVLSEQQRHIRVVLTNGVAGVGKTFSVQKFSLDWAEGLENQDISLVLPLSCRELNLIRDEQHSLLSLLHVFHPTLQKIRAEDLTVWKLLFIFDGLDESRFSLSFNKHRLISDVTQVSSVEVLLVNLIQGNLLPSALIWITSRPAAAYQIPPSCVDRITEVRGFTDSQKEEYFRRRFSDEDLSKRIISHIKASRSLHIMCLIPVFCWITAIVLEDMMTRDQRGELPKTLTDLYSHFLRVQIKRKKQKYGGTQRPEELTEADKELLLKLGRLAFEHLEKGNIMFYSEDLKRCGLDVSEVSVYSGVCTEIFKRESVIFQKSVYCFVHLSIQEFLAAVYMFHRYTRKDTVVINQFLKYSKPNPFSWITWLFTIYDPVTSLDDFLMRALMKSLESKNGHLDLFVRFLHGLSLESNQRILGGLLDQMENHPETIQKVLNNLKEENSDEISPDRSINIFHCLMEMKDQSVHQEIQEFLKSEKKSERRLSEIHCSALAYLLQMSEEVLDELNLQQYNTSDEGRRRLIPAVRNCRKVVLSDSFLPKSHWEVVASAMTSNPSHLRELSLSNNQSLADAGVKLLCSAMMHPNCRLETLRLWCCSLSEISCDSLALALRSNPSHLRVLELSQNQLKDPGVKLLCGFLQDPLCKLETLRLRDCSLSETSCDSVASALKSNLSHLRVLDLSDNTLKDSGVKRLCSGLESPNFKLE